One Athene noctua chromosome 28, bAthNoc1.hap1.1, whole genome shotgun sequence DNA window includes the following coding sequences:
- the ARHGAP25 gene encoding rho GTPase-activating protein 25 isoform X1 — protein MSLKLPRNWDFNLKMDAAKIARSKSVMSGEPAGAQPASPSSLERPLKIGWLKKQRSIVKNWQQRYFVLKGQQLYYYKDEDDVKPQGCLSLQGSTIKEVASNPEEGGKFIFEIIPGVSGDQNRAGQDTCVLMANSQSEMEEWVKSIRRVLGSSSGVVFGQRLAETMAYEQKFGQHQVPILVQKCAEFIREHGVSEEGIFRLPGQDNLVKQLRDAFDAGERPSFDRDTDVHTVASLFKLYLRELPEPVVPWMQYEDFLLCGQALDADERKGHQDLLKQLSLLPRDNYNLLSYICRFLHEIQLNSSVNKMSVDNLATVIGVNLIRPKIEDPAIIMRGTPQIQKVMTVMISDHEDLFPPSKDVLPSPPAHKNDKKAPIPRSSVGWDAAEDPAVSRAESLIQMRDDLNPSSAPGPAASSSALGEENVSKDTLGMWKTQSRKRTQTLPNRKSFLPAASLGEKGSNDKNDIFASDFWKSSPGSGARSAAPDGHKRTLSHDLFKLLDLHRASTYDNVPTSQAESVPSPSASSSGSDKEFLPGLSPSHQPKEIASPPSSPAEVSKPAQESREFLQNMIQKLEKEMEVQKNDYEEQIKSLEKENYEVWAKVVRLNQDIEREKKKSEELELKLMNVERSRKDMEKKNKMLEEEIKNLAKSTSKIDAKTN, from the exons ATGTCCCTCAAGCTGCCACGGAACTGGGATTTCAACCTGAAAATGGATGCTGCAAAAATAG CCCGCTCCAAGAGCGTGATGAGCGGGGAGCCGGCGGGTGCCCAGCCGGCCTCCCCCAGCTCGCTGGAGCGGCCCTTGAAGATCGGCTGGCTGAAGAAGCAGCGCTCCATCGTCAAGAACTGGCAGCAGCGGTACTTCGTGCTGAAGGGCCAGCAGCTTTACTACTACAAGGATGAGGATGATGTCAAACCACAG GGCTGCCTGTCTCTCCAGGGAAGCACCATCAAGGAGGTGGCCAGCAATCCAGAGGAAGGAGGGAAATTTATCTTTGAAATCATCCCAG gagtCTCTGGAGACCAGAACCGGGCAGGACAGGACACCTGTGTGCTCATGGCTAATTCCCAGTCTGAGATGGAGGAATGGGTTAAATCCATCCGACGAGTGCTGGGGTCATCCTCAGGAG TGGTGTTCGGCCAGCGCTTGGCAGAGACCATGGCCTATGAACAGAAATTTGGGCAGCACCAGGTCCCCATCCTGGTGCAGAAATGTGCTGAGTTCATCCGAGAGCACGGCGTGAGTGAGGAGGGCATCTTCCGCCTCCCTGGCCAAGACAACCTGGTGAAACAGCTCAGGGATGCGTTCGATGCTGGGGAAAGGCCATCGTTTGACCG GGATACAGATGTGCACACCGTGGCCTCTCTGTTCAAACTCTACCTGCGGGAGCTCCCCGAGCCAGTTGTGCCCTGGATGCAGTACGAGGATTTCCTGCTCTGTGGTCAGGCGCTGGATGCAGATGAGAGAAAG GGCCATCAGGATCTCCTGAAGCAACTGTCCCTCCTTCCCAGAGACAACTACAACCTCCTCAGCTATATCTGCAG GTTTCTACACGAAATACAGTTGAACTCTAGCGTCAACAAGATGAGTGTGGATAACCTGGCAACAGTGATTGGAGTGAACCTCATCAGACCCAAGATAGAGGATCCTGCAATTATTATGAGAG GCACGCCACAGATCCAGAAAGTGATGACTGTGATGATAAGTGACCATGAAGACCTCTTTCCCCCATCCAAGGATGTGCTGCCCTCCCCACCAGCCCACAAAAATGACAAGAAAGCCCCAATCccacgcagctccgtgggctgGGACGCTGCAGAGGACCCTGCGGTGTCCAGGGCGGAGAGCTTGATCCAAATG AGAGATGACCTGAATCCCAGCAGTGCCCCCGGACCAGCGGCGAGCTCAAGTGCCCTCGGAGAAGAGAATGTGTCCAAAGATACACTGGGAATGTGGAAAACGCAGTCAAGGAAAAGAACTCAGACTTTACCTAACAGGAAATCCTTCCTGCCAGCTGCTTCTCTGGGGGAGAAAGGCAGCAATGACAAAAATGACATATTTGCCAGTGACTTTTGGAAAAGCTCCCCTGGGAGCGGCGCGCGCTCCGCGGCCCCCGACGGACACAAGAGAACGTTGTCTCATGATCTTTTTAAGCTGCTCGACCTTCACCGGGCTTCAACCTACGATAACGTTCCTACCTCCCAGGCAGAaagtgtccccagccccagcgctTCGAGCAGCGGCTCTGATAAGGAGTTTCTACCCGGCCTCAGTCCCAGCCACCAGCCGAAGGAAATAGCCAgtccccccagcagccctgccgAGGTCTCCAAGCCTGCTCAGGAGAGCAGGGAATTCCTGCAAAACATGATCCAGaagctggaaaaagaaatggaggtACAGAAAAATGACTACGAGGAACAAATCAAAAG tctcGAGAAGGAAAACTATGAAGTCTGGGCCAAAGTGGTGAGGCTGAATCAGGACATAGAGAGGGAGAAGAAGAAGTCTGAGGAACTGGAGCTGAAGTTGATGAATGTGGAGCGCTCACGGAAGgacatggagaagaaaaacaagatgcTTGAGGAGGAGATAAAAAACTTAGCTAAATCCACGAGCAAAATTGATGCCAAAACTAACTAG
- the ARHGAP25 gene encoding rho GTPase-activating protein 25 isoform X2: protein MSLKLPRNWDFNLKMDAAKIARSKSVMSGEPAGAQPASPSSLERPLKIGWLKKQRSIVKNWQQRYFVLKGQQLYYYKDEDDVKPQGCLSLQGSTIKEVASNPEEGGKFIFEIIPVSGDQNRAGQDTCVLMANSQSEMEEWVKSIRRVLGSSSGVVFGQRLAETMAYEQKFGQHQVPILVQKCAEFIREHGVSEEGIFRLPGQDNLVKQLRDAFDAGERPSFDRDTDVHTVASLFKLYLRELPEPVVPWMQYEDFLLCGQALDADERKGHQDLLKQLSLLPRDNYNLLSYICRFLHEIQLNSSVNKMSVDNLATVIGVNLIRPKIEDPAIIMRGTPQIQKVMTVMISDHEDLFPPSKDVLPSPPAHKNDKKAPIPRSSVGWDAAEDPAVSRAESLIQMRDDLNPSSAPGPAASSSALGEENVSKDTLGMWKTQSRKRTQTLPNRKSFLPAASLGEKGSNDKNDIFASDFWKSSPGSGARSAAPDGHKRTLSHDLFKLLDLHRASTYDNVPTSQAESVPSPSASSSGSDKEFLPGLSPSHQPKEIASPPSSPAEVSKPAQESREFLQNMIQKLEKEMEVQKNDYEEQIKSLEKENYEVWAKVVRLNQDIEREKKKSEELELKLMNVERSRKDMEKKNKMLEEEIKNLAKSTSKIDAKTN, encoded by the exons ATGTCCCTCAAGCTGCCACGGAACTGGGATTTCAACCTGAAAATGGATGCTGCAAAAATAG CCCGCTCCAAGAGCGTGATGAGCGGGGAGCCGGCGGGTGCCCAGCCGGCCTCCCCCAGCTCGCTGGAGCGGCCCTTGAAGATCGGCTGGCTGAAGAAGCAGCGCTCCATCGTCAAGAACTGGCAGCAGCGGTACTTCGTGCTGAAGGGCCAGCAGCTTTACTACTACAAGGATGAGGATGATGTCAAACCACAG GGCTGCCTGTCTCTCCAGGGAAGCACCATCAAGGAGGTGGCCAGCAATCCAGAGGAAGGAGGGAAATTTATCTTTGAAATCATCCCAG tCTCTGGAGACCAGAACCGGGCAGGACAGGACACCTGTGTGCTCATGGCTAATTCCCAGTCTGAGATGGAGGAATGGGTTAAATCCATCCGACGAGTGCTGGGGTCATCCTCAGGAG TGGTGTTCGGCCAGCGCTTGGCAGAGACCATGGCCTATGAACAGAAATTTGGGCAGCACCAGGTCCCCATCCTGGTGCAGAAATGTGCTGAGTTCATCCGAGAGCACGGCGTGAGTGAGGAGGGCATCTTCCGCCTCCCTGGCCAAGACAACCTGGTGAAACAGCTCAGGGATGCGTTCGATGCTGGGGAAAGGCCATCGTTTGACCG GGATACAGATGTGCACACCGTGGCCTCTCTGTTCAAACTCTACCTGCGGGAGCTCCCCGAGCCAGTTGTGCCCTGGATGCAGTACGAGGATTTCCTGCTCTGTGGTCAGGCGCTGGATGCAGATGAGAGAAAG GGCCATCAGGATCTCCTGAAGCAACTGTCCCTCCTTCCCAGAGACAACTACAACCTCCTCAGCTATATCTGCAG GTTTCTACACGAAATACAGTTGAACTCTAGCGTCAACAAGATGAGTGTGGATAACCTGGCAACAGTGATTGGAGTGAACCTCATCAGACCCAAGATAGAGGATCCTGCAATTATTATGAGAG GCACGCCACAGATCCAGAAAGTGATGACTGTGATGATAAGTGACCATGAAGACCTCTTTCCCCCATCCAAGGATGTGCTGCCCTCCCCACCAGCCCACAAAAATGACAAGAAAGCCCCAATCccacgcagctccgtgggctgGGACGCTGCAGAGGACCCTGCGGTGTCCAGGGCGGAGAGCTTGATCCAAATG AGAGATGACCTGAATCCCAGCAGTGCCCCCGGACCAGCGGCGAGCTCAAGTGCCCTCGGAGAAGAGAATGTGTCCAAAGATACACTGGGAATGTGGAAAACGCAGTCAAGGAAAAGAACTCAGACTTTACCTAACAGGAAATCCTTCCTGCCAGCTGCTTCTCTGGGGGAGAAAGGCAGCAATGACAAAAATGACATATTTGCCAGTGACTTTTGGAAAAGCTCCCCTGGGAGCGGCGCGCGCTCCGCGGCCCCCGACGGACACAAGAGAACGTTGTCTCATGATCTTTTTAAGCTGCTCGACCTTCACCGGGCTTCAACCTACGATAACGTTCCTACCTCCCAGGCAGAaagtgtccccagccccagcgctTCGAGCAGCGGCTCTGATAAGGAGTTTCTACCCGGCCTCAGTCCCAGCCACCAGCCGAAGGAAATAGCCAgtccccccagcagccctgccgAGGTCTCCAAGCCTGCTCAGGAGAGCAGGGAATTCCTGCAAAACATGATCCAGaagctggaaaaagaaatggaggtACAGAAAAATGACTACGAGGAACAAATCAAAAG tctcGAGAAGGAAAACTATGAAGTCTGGGCCAAAGTGGTGAGGCTGAATCAGGACATAGAGAGGGAGAAGAAGAAGTCTGAGGAACTGGAGCTGAAGTTGATGAATGTGGAGCGCTCACGGAAGgacatggagaagaaaaacaagatgcTTGAGGAGGAGATAAAAAACTTAGCTAAATCCACGAGCAAAATTGATGCCAAAACTAACTAG
- the ARHGAP25 gene encoding rho GTPase-activating protein 25 isoform X3, translated as MSLKLPRNWDFNLKMDAAKIARSKSVMSGEPAGAQPASPSSLERPLKIGWLKKQRSIVKNWQQRYFVLKGQQLYYYKDEDDVKPQGCLSLQGSTIKEVASNPEEGGKFIFEIIPVVFGQRLAETMAYEQKFGQHQVPILVQKCAEFIREHGVSEEGIFRLPGQDNLVKQLRDAFDAGERPSFDRDTDVHTVASLFKLYLRELPEPVVPWMQYEDFLLCGQALDADERKGHQDLLKQLSLLPRDNYNLLSYICRFLHEIQLNSSVNKMSVDNLATVIGVNLIRPKIEDPAIIMRGTPQIQKVMTVMISDHEDLFPPSKDVLPSPPAHKNDKKAPIPRSSVGWDAAEDPAVSRAESLIQMRDDLNPSSAPGPAASSSALGEENVSKDTLGMWKTQSRKRTQTLPNRKSFLPAASLGEKGSNDKNDIFASDFWKSSPGSGARSAAPDGHKRTLSHDLFKLLDLHRASTYDNVPTSQAESVPSPSASSSGSDKEFLPGLSPSHQPKEIASPPSSPAEVSKPAQESREFLQNMIQKLEKEMEVQKNDYEEQIKSLEKENYEVWAKVVRLNQDIEREKKKSEELELKLMNVERSRKDMEKKNKMLEEEIKNLAKSTSKIDAKTN; from the exons ATGTCCCTCAAGCTGCCACGGAACTGGGATTTCAACCTGAAAATGGATGCTGCAAAAATAG CCCGCTCCAAGAGCGTGATGAGCGGGGAGCCGGCGGGTGCCCAGCCGGCCTCCCCCAGCTCGCTGGAGCGGCCCTTGAAGATCGGCTGGCTGAAGAAGCAGCGCTCCATCGTCAAGAACTGGCAGCAGCGGTACTTCGTGCTGAAGGGCCAGCAGCTTTACTACTACAAGGATGAGGATGATGTCAAACCACAG GGCTGCCTGTCTCTCCAGGGAAGCACCATCAAGGAGGTGGCCAGCAATCCAGAGGAAGGAGGGAAATTTATCTTTGAAATCATCCCAG TGGTGTTCGGCCAGCGCTTGGCAGAGACCATGGCCTATGAACAGAAATTTGGGCAGCACCAGGTCCCCATCCTGGTGCAGAAATGTGCTGAGTTCATCCGAGAGCACGGCGTGAGTGAGGAGGGCATCTTCCGCCTCCCTGGCCAAGACAACCTGGTGAAACAGCTCAGGGATGCGTTCGATGCTGGGGAAAGGCCATCGTTTGACCG GGATACAGATGTGCACACCGTGGCCTCTCTGTTCAAACTCTACCTGCGGGAGCTCCCCGAGCCAGTTGTGCCCTGGATGCAGTACGAGGATTTCCTGCTCTGTGGTCAGGCGCTGGATGCAGATGAGAGAAAG GGCCATCAGGATCTCCTGAAGCAACTGTCCCTCCTTCCCAGAGACAACTACAACCTCCTCAGCTATATCTGCAG GTTTCTACACGAAATACAGTTGAACTCTAGCGTCAACAAGATGAGTGTGGATAACCTGGCAACAGTGATTGGAGTGAACCTCATCAGACCCAAGATAGAGGATCCTGCAATTATTATGAGAG GCACGCCACAGATCCAGAAAGTGATGACTGTGATGATAAGTGACCATGAAGACCTCTTTCCCCCATCCAAGGATGTGCTGCCCTCCCCACCAGCCCACAAAAATGACAAGAAAGCCCCAATCccacgcagctccgtgggctgGGACGCTGCAGAGGACCCTGCGGTGTCCAGGGCGGAGAGCTTGATCCAAATG AGAGATGACCTGAATCCCAGCAGTGCCCCCGGACCAGCGGCGAGCTCAAGTGCCCTCGGAGAAGAGAATGTGTCCAAAGATACACTGGGAATGTGGAAAACGCAGTCAAGGAAAAGAACTCAGACTTTACCTAACAGGAAATCCTTCCTGCCAGCTGCTTCTCTGGGGGAGAAAGGCAGCAATGACAAAAATGACATATTTGCCAGTGACTTTTGGAAAAGCTCCCCTGGGAGCGGCGCGCGCTCCGCGGCCCCCGACGGACACAAGAGAACGTTGTCTCATGATCTTTTTAAGCTGCTCGACCTTCACCGGGCTTCAACCTACGATAACGTTCCTACCTCCCAGGCAGAaagtgtccccagccccagcgctTCGAGCAGCGGCTCTGATAAGGAGTTTCTACCCGGCCTCAGTCCCAGCCACCAGCCGAAGGAAATAGCCAgtccccccagcagccctgccgAGGTCTCCAAGCCTGCTCAGGAGAGCAGGGAATTCCTGCAAAACATGATCCAGaagctggaaaaagaaatggaggtACAGAAAAATGACTACGAGGAACAAATCAAAAG tctcGAGAAGGAAAACTATGAAGTCTGGGCCAAAGTGGTGAGGCTGAATCAGGACATAGAGAGGGAGAAGAAGAAGTCTGAGGAACTGGAGCTGAAGTTGATGAATGTGGAGCGCTCACGGAAGgacatggagaagaaaaacaagatgcTTGAGGAGGAGATAAAAAACTTAGCTAAATCCACGAGCAAAATTGATGCCAAAACTAACTAG